A part of Jiangella alba genomic DNA contains:
- a CDS encoding anti-sigma factor family protein translates to MTTAGAHPPTHVLADLAEGVLDDAQAREVQAHVDDCPTCQATLDELAQVSVALRALPAELPVPEFVAARISHALAAERASGGTASAASADSGAADGGTVAWFRRRLPQGLAAAASVAVLGLAGYVAVGGGGGGGDDSDGAGQPAAADAQAGDNTEDAPGYSMSAPSGAAPRQGTQSTPLDTSSAAVEAAPEALERTRLITAVTEVVQGDADPAGPDTCGEELADELGLPLVGATNVGSGVLVVLDDTATYDGWLITTCASTTNETMQPQVEVPKSE, encoded by the coding sequence GTGACCACTGCCGGCGCCCATCCGCCTACCCATGTACTGGCCGACCTCGCCGAAGGCGTCCTCGACGACGCCCAGGCGCGCGAGGTGCAGGCTCATGTCGACGACTGCCCCACCTGCCAGGCCACCCTCGACGAGCTGGCCCAGGTCAGCGTCGCCCTGCGCGCCCTGCCGGCCGAGCTGCCGGTCCCGGAGTTCGTGGCGGCGCGCATCTCGCACGCGCTGGCGGCCGAGCGAGCGTCCGGCGGCACGGCCTCCGCCGCGTCCGCCGACTCCGGCGCGGCCGACGGCGGCACCGTCGCGTGGTTCCGGCGCCGGCTGCCGCAGGGCCTGGCCGCCGCCGCGAGCGTCGCGGTCCTCGGCCTGGCCGGGTACGTCGCCGTCGGTGGCGGCGGTGGTGGCGGCGACGACAGCGACGGCGCCGGGCAGCCGGCCGCGGCCGACGCCCAGGCCGGCGACAACACCGAGGACGCCCCCGGCTACTCGATGTCCGCGCCGTCCGGCGCGGCCCCGCGGCAGGGCACCCAGTCGACTCCGCTGGACACCTCCTCCGCGGCCGTCGAGGCGGCGCCGGAGGCGCTCGAACGCACCCGGCTGATCACCGCCGTCACCGAGGTCGTCCAGGGCGACGCCGACCCCGCCGGACCCGACACCTGCGGCGAGGAACTGGCCGACGAGCTCGGCCTGCCGCTGGTCGGCGCCACCAACGTCGGCTCGGGCGTGCTCGTCGTGCTCGACGACACCGCCACCTACGACGGCTGGCTGATCACCACCTGCGCTTCCACGACCAACGAGACCATGCAGCCGCAGGTCGAGGTCCCGAAGAGCGAGTGA
- the sigM gene encoding RNA polymerase sigma factor SigM, which yields MTQSAPGPRVPDEQLLRQHVDGDPDAFGELVRRHQDRMWAVALRTLGDPHDAADALQDAMINAFRRAGSFRSESAVTTWLHRIVVNACLDRVRHQAARPADPVAFDGTEIPGVAPATEPSSDPAERTALRVDLEQALATLPADQRLPLILVDVEGFPVAEAAELLGLPVGTIKSRCARARAKLVPLLAPGRLSTTGNQGAGGDVPSGTSRGTGGEHR from the coding sequence GTGACGCAGTCCGCGCCCGGTCCCCGGGTGCCCGACGAGCAACTCCTGCGTCAGCACGTCGACGGCGACCCCGACGCCTTCGGTGAGCTGGTGAGGCGGCACCAGGACCGCATGTGGGCGGTCGCGCTGCGCACGCTCGGCGACCCGCACGACGCCGCCGACGCCTTGCAGGACGCCATGATCAACGCGTTCCGGCGGGCCGGGTCGTTCCGGTCCGAGTCCGCGGTCACCACCTGGCTGCACCGCATCGTCGTCAACGCCTGTCTCGACCGCGTCCGCCACCAGGCCGCCCGTCCCGCCGACCCGGTCGCCTTCGACGGCACCGAGATCCCGGGCGTCGCACCGGCCACCGAACCGTCCAGCGACCCCGCCGAGCGCACCGCCCTGCGGGTCGACCTCGAGCAGGCGCTGGCCACGCTGCCGGCCGACCAGCGGCTGCCGCTCATCCTCGTCGACGTCGAGGGGTTCCCGGTCGCCGAGGCGGCCGAACTGCTCGGACTCCCCGTCGGCACCATCAAGAGCCGCTGCGCCCGCGCCCGCGCCAAGCTCGTCCCGCTGCTGGCCCCCGGCCGGCTGAGCACCACCGGGAACCAAGGCGCCGGTGGCGACGTCCCATCTGGGACGTCGCGTGGAACAGGAGGTGAGCATCGGTGA
- the trxA gene encoding thioredoxin, with translation MGNIQHVTTADFDAKVLQSDKPVLVDFWAEWCGPCRMIAPVLEEIAASQDNLEIVKLNVDENPEIAASYRITSIPALNVYSGGQVVKQIVGAKPKAALLNDLADYVG, from the coding sequence ATGGGCAACATCCAGCACGTCACCACCGCCGACTTCGACGCGAAGGTCCTGCAGAGCGACAAGCCCGTTCTCGTCGACTTCTGGGCCGAGTGGTGCGGGCCGTGCCGCATGATCGCCCCGGTCCTCGAGGAGATCGCCGCCTCGCAGGACAACCTCGAGATCGTCAAGCTCAACGTCGACGAGAACCCGGAGATCGCGGCCAGCTACCGCATCACCTCCATCCCGGCGCTCAACGTCTACTCCGGCGGTCAGGTCGTCAAGCAGATCGTCGGCGCCAAGCCGAAGGCCGCTCTGCTCAACGACCTCGCCGACTACGTGGGCTGA
- the trxB gene encoding thioredoxin-disulfide reductase has product MTDIRDLIIIGSGPAGYTAAVYAARARLEPLLIEGEVSWGGALMNTTEVENYPGFRDGILGPALMEEMRAQAERFGAEILTRDVVEADLTGPVKSVTDSEGNVHRARAVIVATGSRYRELGLVNEKRLSGHGVSWCATCDGFFFREQDIAVVGGGDSAMEEATFLTRFARKVYVIHRRDSLRASKVMQERALANDKIEFVWNTEVLDVLGDDKVSGLRLRDTVTGAERELAVTGLFIAIGHDPRSELFQGQLRLDDEGYVLVDAPTTKTELAGVFAAGDVVDHIYRQAITAAGTGCQAALDAERYLADLEAAEKAATPELAVR; this is encoded by the coding sequence GTGACCGACATCCGCGACCTGATCATCATCGGTTCCGGGCCGGCCGGGTACACGGCGGCTGTGTACGCTGCCCGGGCGCGGCTCGAACCGCTGCTCATCGAGGGCGAGGTCAGCTGGGGCGGCGCCCTGATGAACACCACCGAGGTCGAGAACTACCCCGGCTTCCGCGACGGCATCCTCGGCCCGGCGCTGATGGAAGAGATGCGCGCGCAGGCCGAGCGGTTCGGCGCCGAGATCCTCACCCGCGACGTCGTCGAGGCCGACCTCACCGGGCCGGTGAAGTCGGTCACCGACAGCGAGGGCAACGTGCACCGGGCGCGCGCCGTCATCGTCGCCACCGGGTCGCGCTACCGCGAGCTGGGTCTGGTGAACGAGAAGCGGCTGTCCGGCCACGGAGTCTCGTGGTGCGCCACCTGCGACGGCTTCTTCTTCCGCGAGCAGGACATCGCCGTGGTCGGCGGTGGCGACTCCGCCATGGAGGAGGCCACCTTCCTCACCCGTTTCGCGCGCAAGGTGTACGTCATCCACCGCCGCGACTCCCTGCGCGCGTCGAAGGTCATGCAGGAGCGCGCCCTCGCGAACGACAAGATCGAGTTCGTGTGGAACACCGAGGTGCTCGACGTCCTCGGCGACGACAAGGTCAGCGGGTTGCGGCTGCGCGACACCGTCACCGGCGCCGAGCGTGAGCTGGCCGTCACCGGCCTGTTCATCGCCATCGGCCACGACCCCCGGTCGGAGTTGTTCCAGGGGCAGCTGCGCCTCGACGACGAAGGCTACGTGCTGGTCGACGCGCCCACCACGAAGACCGAGCTGGCCGGCGTGTTCGCCGCCGGCGACGTCGTCGACCACATCTACCGCCAGGCCATCACCGCGGCCGGCACCGGCTGCCAGGCCGCCCTCGACGCCGAGCGGTACCTCGCCGACCTCGAGGCCGCCGAGAAGGCCGCCACGCCCGAGCTCGCCGTCCGCTGA